The following coding sequences are from one Paenibacillus tundrae window:
- a CDS encoding DUF6199 family natural product biosynthesis protein, translated as MSVFIGVLALILGVLFAIWPYLGWYLRLGWRLKDAEPSDLALSVDRILGVVLVIIGLVLIVSSCSTGSKSDHTWAEQFKNKLDAEQVKEIRIGMFNPTTLSQEETNTVVQMIQNAELRPFESGNAFGASNTGEITFIDGTSVELVIWGSSGGIELHPNAAQTQYEIMSEELKEWFTKNYSEE; from the coding sequence ATGTCAGTATTCATCGGTGTTTTGGCCTTAATATTAGGAGTATTATTCGCGATCTGGCCTTACTTAGGATGGTATCTAAGACTGGGGTGGAGGCTTAAAGATGCGGAGCCAAGTGATTTAGCCTTAAGTGTTGACCGGATTCTAGGCGTTGTCTTGGTCATTATTGGTCTTGTACTGATCGTCTCCAGTTGCTCCACAGGCAGTAAATCCGATCACACGTGGGCAGAACAATTTAAAAATAAACTTGATGCGGAGCAAGTGAAGGAAATCAGGATCGGCATGTTTAATCCCACAACATTAAGTCAGGAAGAAACAAATACCGTTGTGCAAATGATACAAAATGCAGAACTTAGACCTTTTGAGTCAGGCAATGCCTTTGGAGCGAGCAATACCGGGGAGATTACATTTATAGACGGAACTAGCGTTGAACTTGTGATTTGGGGTTCCTCTGGAGGGATTGAACTGCATCCAAATGCTGCTCAGACGCAGTATGAGATCATGAGTGAGGAATTGAAGGAATGGTTTACGAAAAATTATAGTGAAGAGTAA
- a CDS encoding Ig-like domain-containing protein, whose amino-acid sequence MNKGFTKLISIVLTVCLLLGISGLSPLVGSVAHAASTPTMAETNYGSYQVKLTADPVTDAAPSGFGTADSDGRIWTDKSVTAESDGSFNVKLSALAQEYKTINTTNPGVGGSTNINGPAADVTFILDMSSSMGSLNGREIAETAGGPGVYYRVEAMAKAANDAIRTVMDANPNNRVAVYWFGGSASNNHLGTFMELGHYEFSSGHGTEDYLKYATSNQTITLNSNLNKDGSSVGSQSAVSLGGGTPTQDGIMYGVSKTMSKVGTKGTGPKRKPYLFLLSDGAAIHAKKAWYTSPKGSSFETEFNSALTDATTIANYNQIGTDGTKYVPAAAGTSLASTGHPEIAALTILTGAYMKDLLDDTYTAYNEGESTQAKVYTVGLGSSTAINGPSGSQPVYAWAGLDPKRVNDNKEDINYNYGSAKKTYDSLVSYAAQRTGGFNYADAFVYSNYYTFAPTYDIVSSAFAGLANDVEATTTILPLLNIPETTDLGSETADIASAIVVSDEISNDFTVNLSTLKIGDAVATVDTSTAISGGTAYKFAGYGSRAVIKTVSGVNSLTWYIDASDMQPHIYRFKNRTNPQSGEYSPPAEGTFKLSYNVKPTFQVPPNNVGEITRYLNSGNDTDGAKTAAYFFPPTDSPYYDALKSKQTVSKTNGIGASYVSEEWLSDTKATMKLGNNGKLDLLMGIDKKGPATIQTNGSIDYKVTIYNYTDTVKTGLSVTSEGQTQTGVDVPANDSKELTFTITAPDTPQTVTSGTATLSGIGLVSNIVTTDVTNVKTAVINTHVIGDNGGTTTGDNTYNIGDIATITAIPMLGYAFTGWYDNPGGTGNSVSTNAEYDVTVQTDADYYAKFVMMPYAENDSYSVLRGETLTVPASDGILVNDSDGEGLPLTAANVSTLSDPSKGTLTANQDGSFTFVADDEASGTVTFTYRADNGIVKSDVATVTITITLPVATHEPIAENDTYRVKRGETLTVPAETGILSNDSDDENHSLTAERISTLSDPSKGTLTSVDPDGSFTFVADSESSGTVTFTYQAFDGTAYSSVATVTITITVPVATHVIGNVGGMTAGDGDYALDEVATLTASSYDGYTFVGWYDNEAGTGTPISTNTTYTFTVTSAGEYYAKFRVLPFAQNDSYRVVRGETLDVPAETGILANDTAPGNGTLTAESISSLSDSSKGTLTVNNDGSFSFVADDGASGSVTFTYRASDETGQSNVATVTITITMPISTHVLGNVGGTTAGDNTYALGESATLTATPATGYAFVGWYDNEEGTGTPVSTNAIYTFNVTSAGDYYAKFSSLPVAENDSYQVVRGGKLTVPVANGILSNDTVVGNNTLTAVSISTISDPSKGTLTVNTDGSFTFEANENASGSVTFTYQASDGAGQSNVATVTITFTNPSINGTVKDKKTGDPISGATVILRDLAGKEKGRVTTGSDGKYNFDNVVINKYILEVVSHEYSLAHREVSVSKVNGNANGVVTEDFELVEYKITLTANPSSILGNGTATSVFKAVVTDIEGRPQAGIQVVFDVPDTMYGHFTGNSNTVSVSTDAQGIATTTFTAGTLGGTDPKSIPLTATVDDSRRGLYASDTIYITFTPGVITGVVTDALGHPIAGASITVSKDFDGDGIVDFHAVAVTEADGAYTIAIPKGSETYDVSITKPIEIGGKKTSVTFHQSVPVNANIDGQSYNANKTVSGVVLIGSTQNGTSALNGTVGGGYTISLTDGNGAHTGSIDPNGVFNIDSVLDGSYTADVIYNIPLPEGGTKPVVIGHTKVEISSNGQISISEVLIDPYGTITDSVTGNPIPGAVVKLHYSNGTEVILPPVNGFPPADNANPQTSDATGQYAYMVFPHTDYYLTATKAGYKDFDSRLVDPSQPLIHVGTEIVLYDFSMTPLSSSSGGGSSIGTPAIPPVVTNPVTPPIGTTQPAEPATGMTDSIDLATAILVDKMKVREGDTVTFTVIYANKTLTEADDVYVKANIPAGLSLVDANGGVVTGQELKWTLGKLAGGSQGKLTFKLKVNEMNEGENYAAVTASIGTDDKRTLANIQDDTSLIKVMMYSNRYEHQHDRYIMGYPDGNVKPEKLITRAEIAAIFARTLKLQGEVRHVKLFDDVATDYWGAEYIEAVANKEIFRGYADNTFKPDQPITRAELATAIARYLGVAKELRIDPILRISSFTDIEKNWAEQSIEEVFRFGIVSGYKDGSFQPGGQLTREEAVKMINGMLYRGPLTGVEPSYPDNRQDKWSFGQVEEATRTHTYQINEDGSETMIKYIPEDLW is encoded by the coding sequence ATGAACAAAGGCTTCACCAAATTGATTTCAATTGTGCTTACGGTGTGTCTGCTATTGGGGATTAGCGGTCTATCTCCTTTGGTTGGCTCAGTAGCTCATGCGGCTAGTACTCCGACGATGGCGGAGACGAACTATGGCTCGTACCAGGTCAAATTGACTGCTGATCCAGTAACAGATGCAGCACCTAGCGGCTTTGGTACAGCCGATTCGGACGGGCGAATCTGGACTGACAAGAGCGTTACAGCAGAGAGCGACGGCAGTTTCAATGTGAAGCTATCTGCATTGGCACAAGAATATAAGACGATTAATACGACCAATCCAGGTGTCGGTGGAAGCACTAACATTAACGGGCCTGCAGCGGATGTTACTTTTATTTTGGACATGAGTTCCTCTATGGGAAGTTTGAATGGCAGAGAAATAGCGGAAACAGCGGGTGGACCAGGGGTTTACTATCGTGTGGAAGCTATGGCCAAGGCGGCGAATGATGCCATTCGCACAGTGATGGATGCCAACCCCAATAACCGGGTTGCGGTGTATTGGTTTGGGGGCTCTGCTTCGAATAATCACCTCGGTACGTTTATGGAACTAGGCCATTATGAATTTAGTTCAGGTCATGGAACAGAAGATTATTTGAAATATGCTACATCGAACCAAACGATCACATTGAACAGTAATCTAAACAAAGATGGCAGTTCTGTTGGATCACAATCTGCGGTTTCTCTCGGGGGAGGAACGCCAACGCAAGATGGTATAATGTACGGCGTTTCAAAAACGATGAGTAAGGTCGGTACCAAGGGCACAGGCCCTAAGCGCAAGCCTTATTTATTCCTTCTATCCGACGGAGCAGCGATTCATGCGAAGAAGGCATGGTATACGTCGCCAAAAGGCAGCTCGTTCGAGACCGAGTTTAACAGTGCATTAACTGATGCTACAACGATCGCGAACTATAATCAGATTGGAACGGATGGCACGAAATATGTGCCAGCAGCAGCAGGTACTAGTCTGGCAAGTACAGGGCACCCGGAAATCGCTGCGTTAACCATACTTACCGGCGCGTATATGAAGGATCTTTTAGATGATACGTACACAGCGTACAATGAAGGGGAATCCACCCAAGCTAAGGTGTATACAGTGGGATTGGGCTCCTCAACTGCGATTAATGGACCTTCTGGTAGTCAGCCAGTGTACGCATGGGCGGGTCTTGATCCAAAAAGAGTGAACGACAATAAAGAGGATATTAATTATAACTACGGTTCAGCAAAGAAAACCTATGACAGCTTAGTAAGCTATGCAGCTCAGCGAACGGGTGGCTTTAACTATGCAGATGCATTTGTTTACAGCAATTATTATACATTTGCTCCGACGTATGACATTGTCAGTTCAGCCTTCGCTGGATTGGCGAATGATGTAGAAGCTACTACAACGATACTTCCACTTCTCAACATACCGGAGACTACCGATCTTGGCTCTGAAACCGCGGATATAGCGAGCGCCATCGTCGTTTCAGATGAAATCAGCAATGATTTTACTGTGAATCTGTCCACGTTGAAAATTGGGGATGCTGTTGCAACGGTGGACACAAGTACGGCGATCTCCGGCGGTACAGCATATAAGTTTGCTGGATACGGGAGTCGAGCCGTGATCAAGACGGTGTCAGGCGTTAACAGCTTAACTTGGTATATCGATGCAAGCGATATGCAGCCACATATTTACCGCTTTAAGAACCGGACGAATCCACAGTCGGGGGAGTACAGTCCTCCAGCAGAAGGTACTTTTAAGCTAAGCTATAACGTGAAACCGACATTTCAGGTACCACCGAATAACGTAGGAGAGATAACCCGCTACCTTAATTCGGGCAACGACACCGATGGGGCCAAAACAGCAGCATATTTCTTCCCGCCGACCGACAGTCCGTATTACGATGCATTAAAGAGTAAGCAGACGGTATCCAAAACGAACGGAATCGGTGCAAGCTATGTTAGTGAGGAGTGGCTGAGCGATACAAAAGCCACAATGAAACTTGGGAACAACGGTAAGCTTGATTTGTTAATGGGAATTGACAAAAAAGGCCCGGCAACGATTCAAACTAACGGATCCATTGACTATAAAGTTACAATTTATAACTACACAGATACAGTGAAGACAGGTCTTAGCGTAACAAGCGAAGGTCAGACACAAACGGGGGTCGATGTTCCCGCGAATGACAGCAAGGAGCTGACCTTTACGATAACCGCACCAGATACGCCACAGACTGTAACTAGTGGTACGGCTACATTGTCTGGCATTGGGCTTGTATCTAATATAGTTACTACCGATGTAACGAATGTGAAAACAGCGGTAATCAACACACATGTCATCGGAGATAACGGTGGTACAACTACAGGAGATAACACGTATAACATTGGTGATATAGCTACTATTACAGCAATACCAATGCTAGGTTACGCATTCACAGGATGGTATGACAACCCAGGAGGGACAGGCAATTCTGTAAGTACGAATGCAGAATATGATGTAACTGTTCAGACAGATGCAGACTATTATGCAAAATTTGTGATGATGCCATATGCCGAAAACGACAGCTATAGTGTCTTAAGAGGAGAAACGCTCACAGTTCCGGCGAGCGACGGCATCTTGGTGAATGACTCGGATGGGGAGGGTCTTCCGCTCACAGCGGCAAATGTTAGCACTCTGAGCGACCCAAGCAAGGGCACGCTGACTGCGAACCAAGATGGATCATTTACATTCGTGGCCGATGATGAAGCGTCCGGTACGGTGACGTTTACGTACCGAGCCGATAACGGCATCGTCAAATCAGACGTAGCCACAGTAACGATCACGATTACTCTGCCCGTGGCTACGCATGAGCCTATCGCAGAGAATGACACCTACCGTGTAAAAAGGGGAGAAACGCTCACAGTTCCAGCTGAGACAGGCATACTCTCAAACGATAGCGATGATGAGAATCATTCACTTACAGCGGAAAGAATCAGCACCTTGAGTGATCCAAGCAAGGGCACGCTGACTAGTGTAGACCCTGACGGCTCGTTCACATTCGTAGCCGATAGTGAGTCGTCCGGTACGGTGACATTTACGTACCAAGCCTTTGATGGAACTGCCTATTCAAGCGTAGCGACGGTAACAATCACGATTACCGTACCCGTTGCTACCCATGTCATTGGAAATGTTGGTGGTATGACTGCCGGAGATGGTGACTATGCACTTGACGAAGTAGCAACACTTACGGCTAGTTCATACGACGGATACACATTTGTGGGATGGTATGACAACGAAGCAGGTACAGGCACTCCTATTAGCACGAACACGACATATACGTTTACGGTTACATCAGCCGGAGAGTATTACGCCAAATTCAGAGTATTACCTTTCGCTCAGAATGACAGCTATCGAGTTGTGAGAGGGGAGACCCTAGATGTTCCAGCCGAAACGGGCATTCTAGCGAATGATACGGCTCCAGGAAACGGTACACTCACAGCCGAGAGCATCAGTTCACTCAGTGATTCAAGCAAGGGTACCCTGACGGTCAACAACGATGGATCTTTTTCATTCGTTGCAGATGATGGAGCATCGGGTAGTGTGACATTCACGTATCGAGCCTCTGACGAAACAGGTCAATCGAACGTGGCTACAGTGACCATTACAATTACCATGCCAATCAGCACACATGTCTTAGGCAATGTTGGTGGCACGACTGCGGGTGACAATACCTATGCACTCGGCGAATCAGCGACACTTACGGCTACTCCGGCTACAGGTTATGCATTCGTAGGATGGTATGATAACGAAGAAGGCACGGGTACTCCTGTAAGCACGAATGCCATATATACGTTTAACGTTACATCAGCCGGAGACTATTATGCTAAATTCAGTTCTTTACCTGTCGCCGAGAATGACAGCTACCAGGTTGTTAGGGGAGGTAAACTGACTGTTCCAGTGGCAAATGGCATTTTATCCAATGATACGGTTGTAGGCAATAATACACTCACAGCCGTGAGTATAAGTACAATTAGCGATCCAAGTAAAGGTACGCTGACTGTAAATACCGATGGTTCATTTACGTTTGAGGCGAATGAAAATGCGTCAGGCAGTGTGACGTTCACGTATCAAGCCTCGGATGGAGCAGGTCAGTCAAACGTAGCCACGGTGACCATCACGTTTACCAATCCGAGCATTAACGGAACGGTGAAGGATAAGAAAACGGGAGATCCGATATCCGGTGCAACAGTAATTTTGCGTGATCTTGCAGGGAAAGAGAAGGGACGGGTCACAACAGGTTCAGATGGTAAGTACAACTTCGATAATGTTGTGATCAATAAATATATTTTAGAAGTCGTTAGTCATGAGTATAGTCTTGCTCATAGAGAGGTTTCAGTATCTAAAGTCAACGGCAATGCGAACGGCGTTGTTACCGAGGACTTTGAGCTCGTCGAGTACAAAATTACACTGACAGCTAATCCATCGTCCATACTCGGGAATGGTACAGCGACATCGGTCTTCAAGGCGGTAGTGACTGATATCGAGGGTCGTCCTCAGGCTGGAATTCAAGTTGTATTTGATGTGCCAGATACGATGTACGGTCATTTTACAGGTAACTCGAATACGGTGAGCGTCTCAACGGATGCACAAGGGATCGCAACCACAACCTTCACCGCAGGAACCCTTGGAGGTACAGATCCAAAATCTATACCGTTGACGGCAACGGTTGATGATAGTCGAAGAGGTCTCTATGCGAGTGATACCATCTATATTACGTTCACTCCAGGCGTTATTACAGGTGTGGTGACAGACGCACTGGGTCACCCTATAGCAGGTGCAAGTATTACAGTAAGTAAAGATTTTGACGGTGACGGTATTGTTGATTTTCATGCTGTTGCAGTTACTGAGGCAGACGGAGCTTACACCATAGCTATACCGAAGGGCAGTGAGACATATGATGTCTCCATTACCAAACCCATTGAGATTGGTGGCAAGAAAACGTCCGTTACGTTTCATCAGAGCGTTCCGGTGAATGCCAATATTGATGGACAGTCCTATAACGCGAACAAAACGGTCTCGGGTGTTGTTTTGATTGGATCAACCCAGAATGGTACCTCCGCGCTCAACGGAACGGTAGGTGGAGGTTATACCATATCACTAACCGATGGCAATGGAGCCCACACAGGCTCGATCGATCCAAATGGTGTATTCAATATCGATAGCGTATTAGATGGTAGCTATACTGCCGATGTGATCTATAACATTCCGCTGCCAGAAGGCGGAACCAAGCCTGTTGTTATTGGTCATACGAAGGTGGAAATTAGTTCAAATGGACAAATTAGCATCAGTGAGGTGCTTATTGACCCATACGGCACAATTACGGATTCCGTTACGGGTAATCCAATACCAGGTGCAGTCGTTAAGCTTCATTATAGCAACGGAACAGAAGTCATCTTGCCGCCTGTGAACGGCTTCCCGCCAGCGGATAATGCCAACCCACAGACGAGTGATGCGACAGGACAGTATGCATACATGGTATTTCCGCATACGGATTATTATTTAACGGCAACCAAGGCAGGATATAAGGATTTTGACAGTAGACTTGTTGACCCGAGTCAGCCACTGATTCATGTGGGTACGGAGATTGTGCTGTACGACTTTAGCATGACGCCGCTGTCTTCATCCAGTGGAGGAGGTTCTTCAATCGGAACACCTGCTATTCCACCAGTCGTGACCAATCCTGTTACACCGCCAATCGGCACGACACAGCCTGCTGAACCGGCAACAGGCATGACAGATTCAATTGACCTTGCCACAGCCATTCTTGTCGATAAAATGAAAGTCAGAGAAGGCGATACAGTAACCTTCACCGTTATTTATGCCAACAAAACCCTGACTGAGGCAGACGATGTTTATGTTAAAGCGAATATCCCAGCAGGACTGAGCTTAGTTGACGCAAACGGCGGTGTGGTAACTGGTCAAGAACTGAAGTGGACGCTAGGTAAGCTGGCAGGAGGATCGCAGGGCAAACTGACGTTCAAGCTCAAGGTCAATGAAATGAACGAAGGCGAGAACTATGCTGCCGTAACAGCTTCCATTGGTACAGATGATAAGCGTACGCTGGCCAATATTCAGGATGACACATCTTTGATTAAAGTGATGATGTATTCTAACCGTTACGAGCATCAGCATGATCGATACATTATGGGTTACCCTGATGGCAATGTGAAGCCTGAGAAGCTCATAACTCGTGCAGAGATTGCTGCTATTTTTGCCCGTACACTGAAACTGCAAGGTGAGGTTCGACATGTGAAGCTGTTCGATGACGTTGCTACAGATTACTGGGGTGCTGAGTATATTGAAGCAGTGGCAAATAAAGAAATATTTAGAGGTTATGCCGATAATACATTCAAACCGGATCAGCCTATTACCAGAGCAGAGCTCGCAACAGCTATCGCCCGCTATCTTGGCGTTGCGAAAGAGCTGCGAATCGATCCTATTTTGAGAATAAGCTCGTTTACGGATATTGAGAAGAACTGGGCGGAGCAGTCGATTGAGGAAGTGTTCCGCTTCGGTATCGTATCGGGTTATAAGGATGGTTCCTTCCAGCCTGGAGGTCAGCTCACTCGTGAAGAGGCCGTTAAGATGATTAACGGTATGCTGTACAGAGGGCCTCTAACTGGAGTTGAACCTTCGTATCCGGATAACCGTCAAGACAAATGGTCATTCGGACAGGTTGAGGAAGCAACAAGAACGCATACGTACCAAATCAATGAAGATGGTTCTGAAACGATGATCAAGTATATCCCAGAAGATCTGTGGTAA